Genomic segment of Cataglyphis hispanica isolate Lineage 1 chromosome 23, ULB_Chis1_1.0, whole genome shotgun sequence:
gttgaatttttattatagaggATTATTCattccttttttataaaaaaacgagatttttttaacaaaatcatAATGACTTAAAAaggtgtaaataaatatttatagatatttccgACGAAGCAGTAGGCATTGCAATCTCAGCTCCACCAATGGAAGGCGAAGCAAATGCGGAACTTGTTAAGTATTTAGCCTCGATTTTTGAACTAAGAAAATCCGATGTATCTTTGGACCgtgtaagtatatttaatcCAGTAGTTTACaagatgattttattaatatctgcatgtcaataaacttttattttctattttatgcaGGGATCTCGAAGTCGACAAAAAGTAGTTATAGTATCGGGAATCACAACAGATCAAGTTTtagcaaaattgaaaaaagaaatgggcaattaaaaagtttttctttactGCATAAAAGgcctttttatcattaattatttttctcaaattaatatataattttttttcataaatacactttaatctgatttatttttaattttatgttacttATTTTCTGCATATTTCTGTGTAATGAATGCcaatcattttttacaatattatacaatttatacatttctgtTTCTCTTTATGAAAAGAGAGTTAGTGTATTGTCagtattcataaaatttaatatactatgtaatattaaaatttttagcaattatatatatttgcatcaagttcaatattttcaaaaatcatcatcgattcttaaaaattttacacgagCGTTGCTGTGACTAGCAATAGAAAATCGATGAAGATTTTTATTGGAGTATTTATATAAGCGCATGTGCGCGCAGTTTTGTGATCGTAGAAAATTAGTACTTTTAACCAAGGTACTATTTAtccacatacatacatacacacacatatatataactctCTTATAATAACTCtcgatatatctataatagatAGATCGACCTTCATTCTTGTATCTCGAAAGCTTTGTCATCGAGCCAAGGTCGGAAGATGGGTAATGTCGATGGGTAATGGGCACCCCGTTTGGATGGCGCCGTACCAGCTGGTGCACCCTCCGGCCTTAACGGATACGTAGCCAGTACGATAGGTATTTGTAACTTGATCTCTTTGTCCAAACTTTTGGGACTTATGACGAActgcgagaaatatttattataagcgGATCTTAGCGTCCTCACGGAAATGCTTCCGTTTCTGacgatggaatttttttattatatattttttccaacacTTACATAAACGTGATAAAGAACGTTGATCAAATGACACCCTCGCAAATTTGTCGGCGGCAAAGGAGGAACGTACATTTGTTCGTTCAACCATTCTTCGCCTTCGCCCGGTCGAATTTTTCCTCTTGAAACGCTCGCCAGTTCCCTGGTCTCGCTAGCGAGCACTTTACCCCgacataaatattgtatcgTTTCGGTAAGCGACGCCTTGGTCGACTTCATCGTCACctgttaattagaaattttcaaagaaacttttcgtgctttttttaaaacattatctcaaaattattaaaaatatcgaaattacaTTCGTTAGCTACGTTAATTACGACGTATACCTTACTGCGATTGCTGACAGTCGCAGAAATACCGATTGTTTCTCCAGGTACATATCCACCCCGATCCAGACTCACTCTGCAGAATACAGGCCCGCCCGATACGCAAGAAACACCCACACGCTGTTCGATCTCTTGTCTCGCAGGTTGctgttaattacaaaaatatcttatttatatgtgaattttttttaataagcctACTCGACATCAGAAAcaacatttaaacattttaaaaagaagattgcatctctaaatataaatactctGAACTAATACTACTAAACGCCTATATTTATGGTTAAACAATGCCCGTCAATGAATGTTGCCTCTACCtacgcaaaaatttttcttgcgcAATTTTCTAGAAATGCAAATGTATCGCTGCCGGAAAATATGGGTGGATCGTGATTTCACCACGATCTATACGAGTATTATTACGTTGCAAACACGAATCATATGCAAACAGAATGttctgcattttattatttttaatattattaaaaaaaatgtctgcgaattaaatataatatattatatcgaatatattttctctctttaaattcTTTGCCGCGCTTCAAGTTATTTGCAACGCTTTCCTCACGGGTTGATGACCAGTATTTGGAACTCGGTTATGGTAATGCAAATTGAGTATTCATTTAATTGCGTGCGTGAAACACTTTCTTTGCTCTTAATCGATTTCGTAAAGCTTGggtgtttataataatttttcatccaaATTGCTTTCCAGCaattaaaaaacgaaaatatttaattatcgaagGGATTATTGTGACGTGAAGAGaccatatatttaaataaattaaatctgcaAATGTTAATTTGTTCATTAACATAACGAAACTCTCACCGCTAATATCGGAGGTTCCAGATTTAAATCGATCGGATTCATAACGATGAAGACCTGTTGATTTTTATGCGTAAGTCCACCTGGCTCGCGAAGGGCcgctttacaataatattgcaCCCATCCGTGCTTTCCGAGGAAAGTAGAAGGTAGACCCAACGGCAAACCCAATTTGAAGGGAAAACTGTGTATTCCCGGCGATAGCAATGACGGCCCTTCGCCTATATAAAATTGCGTCGCCATCAGAAAAGaacataaagttattaaaactcTTTAATTATACAGGGTGGACCCAAACGTTTCGGCgaaactttgagattttataggaaatttaattctaaacaaaaaatttctaaacatgcataaaaaaatacttccttaaaaagttagcgcccAAAAAcctcttaaaaataatatagataatatatatatatatatatatatatatatatatatttaattatataattattatataattatataattattataattgcaaattattataaagatactTTTCATGTTAAGCTATTATTATACGgtgaacataaatataattcattgtgttatttataaagatagagatgtattttaaaacgtaaaattaggattttaaataatgacataGTCATTGAATTATGTACATGCGACACAactcgaaataattaattcaccTGGTTCGCCCAGCAATCGCATGCGAAAATCAATGTAGTTCTCTTTATCGTAAACTCTTTCGGCACGTTGACTGCGTACCCGAACTACACCTTCTCCCACAACATGGAAATGAAGTCCGGAAACACTACGATAACGTATCccacattattaatttgcttTACGCACTCGATAGGATTCGATCTAGCATCGTATCGCATCGGTAAAAAAAACTTCTAACGCTAACTTGATTtctttatatgcataaaattaatttcttcaaatattaatgcaaatttttctgattttttttttaatattacttactAAGCCTCATCGTCCAGCTCTATGAGAACACGACCGGACAAGAAGTGTCCAGGGAAATACAGTAGATTTGTATTATCGAAAAGTATTAAGAACTTGCTGAGCTTCCTCGTCATCCTGCCGCCGAGGAGAACACTTTTTCAACTATATGTATTTACAGAGACTGACGGTTCGTGCGAGCGTTTACGTCACCGCGGCTTCACGCTCACTGAATGCACATCAAGGTATGCGCAAggaacaatcttttttttccattcgcTATCTCATGATGCGAGGTGAGAATCACTGGCTTGCATCGCATCAGCACGTCCGTAGCACGCGTCTCTCCCTCTCGTTTCTGTcttctgtctttctctttttctctcttccacaAACTCTTTTGCAGGCTAGCGAGAATAGTGGTACCAGTTATGCCACGATGCACCTCATCATCGCATTTTTGTCCATTCGAAGATAGCGGCACATTCCGCACGGGTTCAATTTTCACGATCGATGTAGATGATCGAACGAAGATTGATGAGCATCAACTCGCCCCGATACGATAGCTCCTGGTTGTCGCCCACCGCGAACCTTATTCCTGTCACCTTTTCGCAATGGTCCGCTCCTTGCCCATTCTTGGAGACGCACTCACTTTCGCTCCCTACCTCCTGCCTCCTGGCTACTTCTTTTCCACTTCCAATCCAGTCCTGTATTTCCGACTAGTCTCTCTCATCTCACCTGACTGGTCTCACCTGACTGGTCTCACCTGACTGATACTTTTTATGTTGgccaatattgtatatttaccGTTTTTGACATTTCATGTTATTTGAACCGCGTTAAggtttatcgataaaaatgaaagacgCGATGAGGCTTAGCAAGTGCAAagcaataatgaaaaaattatttattgagatctattatttatgaatcaaTCTGTAATGAATTTAGCAATAGcagatattcatataaatataaaatatatgcaataatatctattgaatcgataaatatttttgtttgaaaaaaaaagaaacaattattcGCATTTATCTTatactcatatttttttttattatacgtgtatacgcaatataatcaaaattacatcaaatatttcttttttttttcttttttctttttcttcatgctgataattttgatatagattgaagtatattaaaaataaattttttgtttttatagaattgtaatcttagttatttttttctttttatttatttgtctattatagagaattttatctatatatttatgattatagcAGATAGCAGCTCGTtagatattcatttataaagaaaaaaagaaaaaatatgaatcgaaaaaaattcgtttgcgaaatattttgcatatgattattaattcgaAATTGCGATTTGGAGCACGCATTTGACAACTAGAACAGTCCGGGCAACTGTCAAGCTTGATTCACACTTCGCACAAACTTGAGCCACTTGAGGATGAAAACAATCATCTACGTATGCAACGTCGTGTAGTGTGGTCGCAAGAGTAGAACTCTACTCCGGTCACAAATATCGAATAGAAGAATTAATGTGTGTGATatagtttgttatttattatcgataaaagcATAGTTATTAAagatctcgtaaaaaaaatctgtaattatatatatcgtctAATGATTTATACTGTGCATCGAAGCATCAAACTgtctgtaatttaaaattctctggCGATAtggaaaataaagtaataaatcaaaaggaatatttgaaaaaatacatatcttcGGGCGATACAaatgacaaaaagaaaaaaaagaagaaaaaatccaAAACGAGAACAAAAACGTAAGAATCATTGTAACATCAATGATGAATGCATTGAGGTTATGTTTGAGGttagatttatttagattGCGTTATGTTGTGTGACTATCATGCATTTCTGGAATTTAACAAGAAGcagatttatgatttttagatatagctgtttagaaagaaaattactttctttatttctgtCTACTTTTCTGTTTAGATTTATGCATAAGATACAATTGCGTTACAATTATAcagaattaaatcaatatttgttttgaaaCTGAGAACTTCCTAATTTCTCACAGTGTTCAATTGAagtttataagttttttagtatttgtaaattgtttggaattttttgtttgatgATGTCATTTATATCTCATGTCATGTTTTT
This window contains:
- the LOC126858027 gene encoding UPF0235 protein C15orf40 homolog — translated: MITRLNKSGCKIYLIVTREMSKQRSAKNEKTRKGATADNQSTGPVVLNKDGNVAIKIQAKPGAKCNNVTDISDEAVGIAISAPPMEGEANAELVKYLASIFELRKSDVSLDRGSRSRQKVVIVSGITTDQVLAKLKKEMGN
- the LOC126858015 gene encoding arrestin domain-containing protein 2 translates to MTRKLSKFLILFDNTNLLYFPGHFLSGRVLIELDDEAYVSGLHFHVVGEGVVRVRSQRAERVYDKENYIDFRMRLLGEPGEGPSLLSPGIHSFPFKLGLPLGLPSTFLGKHGWVQYYCKAALREPGGLTHKNQQVFIVMNPIDLNLEPPILAQPARQEIEQRVGVSCVSGGPVFCRVSLDRGGYVPGETIGISATVSNRSKVTMKSTKASLTETIQYLCRGKVLASETRELASVSRGKIRPGEGEEWLNEQMYVPPLPPTNLRGCHLINVLYHVYFVISPKSLDKEIKLQIPIVLATYPLRPEGAPAGTAPSKRGAHYPSTLPIFRPWLDDKAFEIQE